GAAATCGGCGGCGTTAAAGCGGTTGCAGAAATGCTTAACAATATCGACCGTTCGTCCGAGAAAAACATTCTTGATAACCTTGAGCGCGAAAATCCGAGCTTGGCGATGGAAATCAAAAATCTTATGTTCGTTTTCGAGGATATTATGCTTCTCGACAACGCTTCGATGCGCTTGGTGCTCAAGAAAATCGACCAAAAACACTTGCCAAAGGCGCTCAAAGGCGCTTCGCCCGAATTGCAGGAAAAATTTACAAGCAATATGTCCAATCGCGCTTCCGAAATGCTCTTGGAAGAAATTTCGTATCTCGGTCCTCTACGTCTCAAAGAGGTGGAAGAGGTGCAACAGATAATTGTGGATGTTGTCCGCAAGCTCGAAGAAGAAGGCGAAATTATCATCAGCGGTCGCGGCGGAAGCGAAGAAATTATCGTATAAAATTAAAGGGAAGCGCAGATGAACACCGAAGAAAAACAAACCCACGAATTGCTCGACGAATTACTGAAACGCAAAGATCCTGCGCTCGTTAAAGTTCGCAAAATACTGCGTTCCAAAAATGAGAATTTGACTTCTACAAAATCGTTTTCTTCGCACAGTCCCGAAGTTTTCAGCATTGATAGCAAAGAAAAATCGCGCGAAAACGAGAGCATTTTTTCTAACGACGAGCTAAAAGAGGTGGAACTCAGCAAAGTTATGGCGGAATGCGAAGAGCGTTTGCGGCAAAAAGACGCCCAAATCGAGGCGATAAAACAACAGGCGTTTGAAGACGGAAGAGCTCAAGGAATAGAGGAATGTCAGGACAGAATACAAGAGTCCATCGTTGAAATTGAAGCTAAACTGAAAAACGAAATTCAAGAGTGGCGAGCAGGACAAATTGCTTCGGAACTGGGCGAACGTGATAAATACTTTAAATCACTCGAAAATGATATTTATAGCGCTGTTATTTCGATTGCAAAAAAAATTCTCGACGCAGAAATTAACACGAATGCAAACCTTATAATAGACGTTATCAGAAAAGCGATTTCGCATATTTCGCAACGCGACGGCATAACAATTCGCGTTTCAAAAGACGATTACGAGTATGTAAATTCGCATCTTTCGGATTTCAACCGCCA
This portion of the Chitinivibrionia bacterium genome encodes:
- a CDS encoding FliH/SctL family protein; this translates as MNTEEKQTHELLDELLKRKDPALVKVRKILRSKNENLTSTKSFSSHSPEVFSIDSKEKSRENESIFSNDELKEVELSKVMAECEERLRQKDAQIEAIKQQAFEDGRAQGIEECQDRIQESIVEIEAKLKNEIQEWRAGQIASELGERDKYFKSLENDIYSAVISIAKKILDAEINTNANLIIDVIRKAISHISQRDGITIRVSKDDYEYVNSHLSDFNRHTDGAYSINIIEDEHIRMGGCLIETESTIVDAQIEKRYDKIFDLVDKIWFEICGPLTFKRTQIEEK